The following proteins come from a genomic window of Nicotiana tomentosiformis chromosome 12, ASM39032v3, whole genome shotgun sequence:
- the LOC104114777 gene encoding probable LRR receptor-like serine/threonine-protein kinase At3g47570, producing MEKAFTSFLLFFHLVVASLAMSHTNITTDQLALLSLKSQIIADPFHLLYESWSPATPISDWIGVTCGPRHHRVKSLNISNMALTGRIPPNFGNLTFLVSLDLGSNNFYGNLPQEMARLHRLRFVRLGFNNFSGEVPSWFGVLHQLQVLTLRNNSFSGSIPSLFSNISTLQTLDLTCNSLEGHIPEEIGNIENLRFLSLGGNKFTGSIPLSLSNASMLMTLELSQNFLEGNIPEEIGRLQTLKILSIESNQLTGSIPFSIFNISGIEVIAFTKNTLSGNLPAAMCDYIPMLEKLYLSKNELRGHMPLSLPNCSNLQLLSLSYNKFDGPIHSEIGILNNLVILGLETNHISGQIPVSTFNISSLQVLVLAHNNLIGSFPREVGNLTKLQILDLADNMLTGEIPKEVSNLIELFDMSFNKFTGSLPMEIFNISGMRSIQLIFNNLTGTLPLDIGSTLPNIEVLHLSNLNLSGTIPHSLSNCSKLTSLDLSFNRLTGLIPNSLGLLTRIQSLGLDVNNLMSDTRLSFLTSLSNCRDLKFLFVSSNPLYGVLPASLGNLSVTSLLRFRATDCRIKGEIPKGIGNLSSLLELDLSENGLTGSIPTTISNLRSLQSCKLSHNKLSGFTQIDLCKLQNLGYLHLTQNQLSGSLPNCIGNLTSLQEIFLGSNKYRSDIPASIGNLINLLKLDLSSNNLGGSLPPEIRNLKAVIYIDLSMNTLSNGIPGGIGSLQNLIHLSLRDNKLQGSIPDSMSSMSALEFLDLSHNNVSGLIPKSLEKLQNLKYFDVSFNKLVGEIPSGGPFKNLSSQSFMFNEALCGSPRFRVLPCPTNTAKHRSKRKKVLVLILLIGIPLVVLMPIAFVLVWIRYIRGKKLDPQQTAESSYDVSTRERISYYELLQATDSLNESNLIGSGSFSSVYKGILRDGTPIAAKVFNLQLQAAFRNFDTECQVLRNILHRNLTKVITSCSNHEFKALILEYMPNGSLDKWLYSHNYFLDIKHRLGIMINVACALEYLHHGCSLPVIHCDLKPSNILLDEDMVAHLSDFGISKLLSDDESASFTKTLATLGYIAPEYGLEGLVSTKGDVYSYGIMLMETFTRTKPNDEMFDEDLSLKQWVSNSLSHAVMEIVDANLIKPQDNHLMKKLDCVVSIMKVAIDCCVESPKGRIDMKDVVARLNTIKTQLLAC from the exons ATGGAGAAAGCCTTCACCTCTTTTCTCTTGTTCTTTCACTTGGTTGTGGCTAGTTTAGCCATGAGTCACACCAACATTACCACTGATCAATTAGCTCTTCTTTCTTTGAAATCCCAAATCATTGCAGATCCTTTTCACTTGTTATATGAAAGTTGGTCTCCAGCCACTCCTATTTCCGATTGGATTGGAGTCACATGTGGTCCTCGCCACCATAGAGTGAAGTCATTGAACATTTCCAACATGGCTCTTACAGGCAGAATTCCCCCTAATTTCGGAAATCTCACATTTCTTGTTTCTCTCGACTTGGGTAGCAACAATTTCTATGGCAATTTGCCTCAAGAAATGGCACGTTTGCATCGGTTAAGGTTTGTTAGACTTGGTTTTAACAACTTTAGCGGGGAGGTTCCTTCctggttcggggtcttacaccaACTTCAAGTTCTAACTCTAAGGAATAATAGTTTTAGTGGTTCCATCCCCTCTTTATTTTCTAATATTTCCACGCTTCAAACTTTGGATTTGACATGCAATTCCTTAGAGGGCCACATCCCAGAAGAGATTGGAAATATTGAAAATCTAAGGTTTTTAAGTTTAGGTGGAAACAAGTTTACCGGTTCTATCCCTCTGTCTCTCTCGAATGCCTCAATGTTGATGACTTTAGAACTTTCTCAAAATTTCCTTGAAGGAAACATCCCAGAAGAGATTGGAAGACTTCAAACCCTAAAAATATTGTCAATAGAATCAAATCAACTTACAGGTTCTATACCATTCTCGATCTTCAACATTTCTGGAATTGAAGTCATTGCATTTACAAAAAATACCTTATCAGGAAATCTACCTGCTGCCATGTGTGATTATATTCCAATGCTCGAAAAGCTTTATCTAAGTAAGAACGAGCTACGCGGTCATATGCCTCTAAGCTTGCCAAACTGTTCAAACCTTCAACTATTGTCTTTATCTTATAACAAGTTTGATGGACCCATACATAGTGAAATCGGGATTCTTAATAATTTGGTTATTTTAGGGCTGGAGACAAACCATATTTCTGGTCAAATCCCAGTCTCCACATTCAATATCTCCTCGCTGCAGGTTTTGGTACTAGCTCACAACAATCTTATTGGATCCTTTCCAAGGGAGGTTGGCAATTTGACCAAATTGCAAATTCTAGATCTTGCTGACAATATGCTTACAG GTGAAATACCAAAAGAAGTAAGCAATCTCATTGAGTTGTTTGATATGAGTTTCAACAAGTTTACTGGTTCACTACCAATGGAGATCTTTAACATATCAGGGATGAGATCAATTCAACTTATATTCAATAATCTGACAGGAACCCTCCCATTAGACATAGGTTCTACGTTACCCAACATTGAAGTTCTTCATCTGAGCAACTTAAATCTTTCTGGGACTATACCTCATTCTCTCTCCAATTGTTCCAAACTGACTAGTCTAGACCTTTCTTTCAATAGACTCACCGGTTTGATTCCCAACTCCCTCGGTCTTTTGACTCGTATACAGTCCCTAGGCTTGGATGTAAACAATTTAATGAGCGACACTAGGTTAAGCTTCTTGACTTCCTTGTCAAATTGTAGAGATTTAAAATTTCTTTTTGTATCTTCAAACCCTCTATATGGTGTGCTTCCAGCCTCACTAGGGAACCTTTCTGTCACTTCTCTTCTAAGGTTTAGAGCTACTGATTGCAGAATTAAAGGGGAAATTCCAAAAGGAATTGGGAACTTAAGTAGCTTATTAGAGCTTGATCTTTCTGAAAATGGCTTAACTGGATCAATTCCCACAACAATTAGCAACTTGAGATCCCTTCAGAGTTGTAAGTTGAGTCACAATAAACTTTCTGGATTTACTCAAATCGATCTATGTAAATTGCAGAACTTGGGTTATTTACACTTGACCCAAAATCAACTTTCAGGATCTCTTCCTAATTGTATAGGGAACTTAACTTCCCTTCAGGAGATATTTCTAGGTTCCAACAAATACCGTTCAGACATACCAGCAAGCATAGGGAACCTAATAAATCTCTTGAAGCTAGACTTATCTTCAAACAACTTGGGTGGCTCTTTACCTCCGGAAATCAGAAATCTAAAGGCCGTGATATATATTGATCTATCAATGaatacactctcaaatggcattcCTGGAGGAATTGGTAGCTTGCAAAATCTAATACACCTGTCTTTGAGAGACAATAAATTGCAAGGATCAATACCTGACTCAATGAGCAGCATGTCGGCTTTGGAATTTCTAGACCTTTCTCATAACAATGTTTCAGGATTAATTCCAAAGTCATTGGAGAAGCTTCAAAATCTTAAGTATTTTGATGTTTCTTTCAACAAGTTGGTTGGTGAAATCCCCTCGGGCGGTCCGTTCAAGAACCTCTCCAGTCAGTCTTTCATGTTCAATGAAGCATTGTGTGGTTCTCCGAGATTTCGTGTTCTGCCATGCCCCACTAATACTGCAAAGCATAGATCCAAGAGGAAAAAAGTACTTGTTCTAATTCTACTGATCGGAATTCCACTTGTTGTATTAATGCCTATCGCGTTTGTGCTTGTATGGATAAGGTACATAAGAGGCAAAAAACTTGATCCTCAGCAAACAGCTGAATCATCGTATGACGTCTCAACAAGAGAACGAATTTCATACTATGAATTGCTCCAAGCAACTGATTCGCTCAACGAGAGCAATTTGATTGGTTCTGGGAGTTTCAGCTCTGTTTACAAAGGCATCCTCAGAGATGGGACTCCTATTGCAGCTAAAGTGTTCAATCTGCAATTGCAAGCAGCATTTAGGAATTTTGATACAGAATGCCAAGTTTTGCGCAACATTCTCCATAGGAATCTCACCAAAGTCATCACTAGTTGTTCCAACCATGAATTTAAGGCTTTGATACTTGAGTACATGCCTAACGGGAGCCTGGATAAGTGGTTGTATTCGCACAACTACTTCTTAGACATCAAGCATAGACTAGGTATAATGATAAATGTGGCATGTGCCTTGGAATATCTCCACCATGGCTGCTCATTGCCCGTGATTCACTGTGATTTGAAGCCTAGTAACATCTTGTTGGATGAGGACATGGTTGCCCACTTAAGTGACTTTGGCATTTCGAAACTGCTTTCTGACGATGAGAGTGCTTCATTCACAAAAACTTTAGCTACATTAGGTTATATTGCACCAG AGTATGGACTAGAGGGATTGGTGTCAACAAAAGGCGATGTTTATAGTTATGGAATCATGTTAATGGAAACATTTACAAGGACAAAGCCTAATGATGAAATGTTTGATGAAGATCTTAGCTTGAAGCAATGGGTGAGCAACTCACTCTCACATGCAGTAATGGAAATTGTCGATGCCAACTTAATAAAGCCACAGGATAATCACTTAATGAAAAAGTTAGACTGTGTGGTTTCCATCATGAAAGTGGCAATAGATTGTTGTGTTGAATCTCCTAAAGGAAGGATTGACATGAAAGATGTTGTAGCGAGGTTAAACACGATCAAGACTCAACTTCTTGCATGTTGA